CTGTCTCTGCTGGTCAGAGCCCTCAGACTGCAGAAGGGTTAGTTCATGTCCCAGCAAGTGTTTCCTGGCTGAAACACTTGCTGGGACATGCTCCcggttctttgttttcttgtcaCTGTGACAGGATCCTGAAAAAGTCTCTCCCTAACTGTGTCTAGGCCCCCAGTAGAACTACAGCAAGAAACTTCTTGTTGAGGCTCTAAGaagcggcaggaaggagaaaccTGTTCAGCCAACAAGAAGTTTTCCTTCTTGTCTCCCGTCTGCTGAGGAAAGCATGCAGGAATGAGACACTCTGTGTTAGGGAGTACTCAGCCTCCAGGCCCAGATGACTTGATTGACTGATGAGCGGATTCCCTGAGGAGGAGAAAGAACCAGGGAAGAGACTGTGTTGGGTGAACCTGTGTTTTCCCAGCTGTGCTGTCCGTGCAAGtagtggaaccaaaaaagatatTGGTGGTTGACAGACACTGCCTAGTGAAATTATCTGAGTGTAAATGGAACTTATAATATCGTTACATTGtataatattatgatatataaaatttatttgacatctaaataaattttgatatattatgATATCATAATATCATATAAAATTTGGTCAggtaattttataagaaaattgagTTAAATTCTATAACCACATTAACATATAAACTCAACAGAAAGCTAGGAAAATTGTCTGCTCTTGTGTAAATTACTGCTTTTTGGATAACTCTGTAAAGATGTGAAGAGGGATCTGCTACTTACTTGATAAGTAAGTACTTGATAAGACATCAACTTGCAAATCTTTGCTGTTTTTAACCAGTGCCGTCTCAAGATATGAGAATATTTTACTCTAAGAAAGTATTTTCATAGATATCATAATaagaattttgttcattttagttaataaattattataacatTTATTGGTTATTAATAATTTGTGTCATTGTTAAACTATACTTCTACAGACAACACATTACACACGTTTTGATTTGTCCTTTAATCTCAggtaaattgtttaaatttttatttattaaattctattttagaTAAAAGAGACCTTGTAACTGCCATATGCTGTACTTTCTTAGAAAGAGAAATGCTCAGGCAAAACTCaggcctggctgggcacggtggctcacacctgtaatcccagcgctttgcgaggccaaggcgggtggatcaccttaggtcaggagttcgagggcaGCCTACCCAACATaaggaaaccccatctgtactaaaaaaaaaaaaaaaaaaaaaaaattggctgaatgtagtggctcacgcctgtaatcccagctactcaggaggcaggaggatcacttgaactcgggaggcagaggttttggtgagccgagatcatgccactgtactccagctgggtgacacagcaaaacttcatcttaaaaaaataaaaaactcaggcttatttttatcaaaatctagattttaaataacatttctagGTGTGTCCTTTCAATAAAAatccaaaccaaaacaaacaaaaaatgtctaGGTAATTCCCATGAATATTAATATCTGTTAAATtggatacttttatttttaagagagggATTGTTTATATGGATGTGTTGATGAGTCAAAAATGTACAGTTAAGATTGCAcctttttttgacagagcctcACTCGTCCCTCTggatggagtgcagcggtgcaatcacagctcactacagccttgacctcccagactccagtgatcttcctaagtcagcctcccaaatagctgtgatgacaagtgtgcgccactgtgcccaactaacttttagaaaattgttgtagagatgaggtctcatatCTTGCCCCAGTGAGTTCtcgttatgttgcctaggctggtctcaaactcctgagctctggctCCCAAAGTGATGAAGTTAAAaacctgagccaccgtgcccagctaagaTTAGACCTTCCAATAAGTGCATAtcttacctcaaaaaaaaaaaaaaaaaaaaaaaaaaacttattaaaagGTAAAGTCTGAGTTAAAAATGGGTTCACgttaatgatttttaatttgGTACTTCTACTGTTAAAAGAGGGATTGTTTATATGGATGTGTTTATGTGTAAAAAGCTAGTTAAGatagaagctttatttatttattttgagacagagtcactctgtcacccaggctgatgtgcagtgacacaatcacaactcactgtagcctcaaactcccagaaTCAAGGGATCCTGCTATGtcaacatcccaagtagctggaactccaggcatgcaccaccgcacctgattaattaaaaaaaaattgaaatgaagttgtggtctcactatgctgcccaggctactctcaaactcctgacctcaaatgatcctcctgccttgtcatTCCAAAGTAATGAGATtacacaggcataagccattgtgctCAGCCAAGATTTTACCTTCAATTTCTCTGTGTGAGAAATGAGTTGAAGTATAGATAACACAAAATTGGCATATTATTAGGTATTGATGAGCCTGGGTAACAGGCGTATTGTActgcttcttttattttgtatatgttttaaattttctgtgatAAAACGTGTGAGAAAACAAAGTTGATCTACAATGTTAGCCCTTAAGATCTTAGTGACTTTGGGggaatgaaaagagagaaagtggTTGCCAGGGCATCAGTGAAGCTGGTTCTATTTCTAGGTTACACACGTGTGTTCACTTTGTAATAACTGATTGAACTTTACGTGATTTCTTTGTATATGTCTTTCTGCATGAATGTTATacattacaaaaatttaaatattacctATTTGCACAaaattttaacttcatatttCAGAATAATAGCAttgatttgtattgttttaaagtAGGACGTGTTTACTCAGGGCATCATCAGGTGGATGTTAATATTCCAAGCTATTTACTTGTGTCCTAACACTTTGGTGACCTAGGTCTTCCCATGTTTACATCAATTTAGTAAGTAggatggttttaattttttagggtataggccaagcatggtggctcatgcctacagtgacagctctttgggaagctaaggcaggagaatcatttgagtccAGTATGTTGAGTTTTTTTAGGATGCAATTATTATTCAGCATCCACCACGGACTCCCCTGGGACGTGGGCGGCGCCAGCACACCCTGGCCCTGCGGCTCAGCTCCAGCGGGCCCAGGCTGTCCCACCGAGCAAGGGCCCGGCAGGCTGTGGTGCTGCGGGTCCCGATCCCCCCGCCATTGGCTCGGGCGCGGAGGCCACCCCCGGGgagtctgagggtgggagagcGCCCCTTCCGGAGTCGCCAGGGCAGCGTAGGAAAGATCCCAATCCCCGCCTGCCGGGGCGGGATGGGAGATCCCTGCTGCCTgcgcagcctggctgggctgcagcggggcgacggcccctgctccctggcccacgAAAGCCCCCGGTGGGAGAGTCCAGGGCGCGCAGGGCACGTGGGGGGCGGGAAGCCCCGTTGCCCACGCCCCGGTGTGGGTGAAGGCGACCGGCGAGGGAGCGGGGGGACACCCGCCGGGGGCCGCGTCGCCCGGGCCGCCTGCGTGCGCCGGTGCCCcgccaccctggcctgggtgcctggccctccggttctgaaaccaaatctgaatcCGGGACTCCGGGAGGCCCGTCTCTCTGGCCAGTTCTTCCCGGGTGGCGATGCCTGGAAAGCGATCCTGCTGGAAGGCTCGCAGGAGCAGGGCGGTCTGGGACCGGGTGACGGCGGTCCGCTTTCGCCTGCCTTCTTGCGGGCCGCGTTTCCCGGGCCAGGGCCGAGATTCCCGCCGGTGCTGCCTCAGCTGGCGCGATCTctcgttctgaaaccaaatctggaccctgggctccggaatgccgatggcctgggccagctcttccctggtggcgatgcccgggtacgggttccgctcaaagcaggctcgcagggcctccctctggctcGGGGTCCAAACGAGTCTCCTTCGCCGTCCTCGTCCTCGGGCTCCCGCCGGGAGGGCGCCGTCGCCGGGTGTCGGGAGAGCCATCGCGGGGAGACCTGGCCGGAATTTCGCGGACAGACACGGGCAGAGAGAGGCCGGCGGGCTCCAGTGCCCCTCAGTCGGCCCGTGCACGGCGAGCAGGTCCGGCCAGGAGGCCGGCCCAGCCGGCCAGCGGCCCTTATAAAGGCCCACAGGCTCCGCCCCTTCAGGAATGCCGGAGGAGCCCAGGGCAAGCCCGCCCTCGGAAGCCGGGACCCACAGGGCCCAGGTCACTGTGGCCTGGGTATGGGTGGGGCCGGAGAAGCCccggaagtggggagtggggtggggggagtggttgATGATTTTTAGGATTGGGTTGGATTTGCGTAGTGGAATCATGGGTGCTTTTGTAGTTGAGGTACAACGATGGTTTTTCGTATCATTGGTTATGGTTGGAGTCCATATGGAAGCAATGACATATGTTTTATCGACATTAAGTGTATTATTGGTTATGGGGtttgtaggtttttctcctaagccctctcctatttatgggggtttagcgttaattgttagtggtgtgattggttgtgtgattattttcaattatgggggggcttatatgggtttaatgatatttttagtttatctgggGGGTATAATAGTTGTCTTTGGTTATACTACAGCAATGGCCATTGAAGAGTATCCTGAGACATGGGGCTCAGGGCTTGAGGTTCTAGGGGGTCCTTTGGTAGGATTAATGATGGAGGTAGGGCtggttttatgggttttaagtttggatgaagaagtggtggtggttaatttcaataatatgggTAACTGGGTGATTTTTGAGGGCGAGGGGTCGGGGTTAATTCGAGGTGACTGTATTGGTGCGGGTGCCTTGTATGATTACGGGCGTTGGTTAGCGGTGGTTGCTGGTTGAACATTGTTTGTTGGTGTATACATTGTGATTGAGATTACTCGGGGTAATAGGTTATATTATTAGAAGTAGGGTCAGGATAGgggggatgaggaaagagaggaagtagagtttGATTATGCCTCTCTGGGTGGTTACAGTTGTGGAAGCGGTAATatgtgtttgtgagattatttcggGTATAGATTTTTCTAGCCATGTTGAGTCTAATAAGAGGAGGGCTAAGTTTTGACTTATAAGTAGGTTTTGCTAGGGGATCATACGGTGAACTGTGGTGGGGAAGTATCCTAGTATGTTGGAGAATTTGAGTATTTGTGatgggtttttcacttttagtttgtTGGTTATAAGGGCGAGGTCTAGGGCTGTTAGGAAACCGAGAGCAGTTGCGTCTAGGGCTGAGAGTTTGAGATAGAAGGGTGTTGTTGgctgggggagtgaggtaggggGGATATTACTGGTGATAAGGAATCCCGTGATTCTACTGCCTATTTAATTGGGTTTAGTAGGGCGGGGTTGTTTTCGTTGATGTTTATTAGGGCTGGGAAGCGGGGTTGTCCTGTTAGGGTAAGGAGAATGGTTCGAGTACTGTAGGCGCTTGTTAGGGAGGTGGCGATGAGAGTAATAaatagggctcaggcgttggtatacgacgtatttgtggcttcgataatgagatctttggagtagaagcctgtgaggaaaggcattcctgtgagtgctaggttgccaataactagggaagttgaggtgaggggcagtgttttaaacagacctcctatttttcgaatgtcctgttcgttgtttaggttatgaataatggatccggagcacataaaaagtacagctttgaagaaggcatgggtgcagatgtgtaggaatgctaggtaTGGTTGGTTAATACCAATGGTGACTATTATTAGGCCTAGTTGACTTGAGGTAGGAAGGCCACGATTTTTTAAATATCGTGTTGTGTGAGGGCACAGATGGCTCTGAATAGAGTAGTAATGGCTCCCAGGCATAATGTGAGGTTTTGGATTAGTGTATAGTTTTCTATCAAAGGGTGGAAACGGATGAGTAGGAATACTCCGGCAACAACTATGGTGCTGGAGTGAAGTagagctgagactggagttgggccttctatggcagagggcagtcggggtgaaggccaaattgggctgattttcctgttgctgctaggagaaggcctattagtggaaggaggtttgagttggagtttagggCTAATATCTGTTGAAAGCCTCATGAGTTGTAATGCAGGAGGAATCGTGTCATAGCTAGGATAAGACCAATGTCGCCAATACGGTTGTATAGGACTGCTtggatggctgctgtgttggcgtcCGCTCGAGCGTGTCATCAGCTAATTAGGAGGAAGGATATTAATTCCTACGCCTTCCCAACCGATGAAGAGTTGGAAAAGGTTGTTAGCAGTAACTGGAATTAGTATGGCAGCGAGGAAGATAAGGAGATATTTGAAGAGTTGGTTAATGTTTGGATCTGAGCTTATGTACCATAGCGAGGATTCTATAATGGATCAGGTGATGAACAGTgcgattggaataaatattatggaaaagtaatctagtttaaagcttagtgttagatctaatgtctgggctgttattcaatgtcaacttcacatggttgtttcttggttgaagaaaatgtagaaagttgttggaagaaggctagtaataaaagcatatgttacagttgtttttacataatttggatatgagcgtgttttgtcagggttgatgagggtggcaaaaattggaagagttaGGGAGGCGAGGGTTGTTGTTATAACAGGGGTACACacgattgttacttttatttggagttgcaccaatgtttttggctcctaaggccaatggatagctgttagttatcctttaaaagttgagaaagccgTAATTTTAAGTACGGAGGCATGGATTAGCAGTCCTTGCAGGTTCtctcggtaaataagaagtgaTAAGCTTCCATAGTTAggttcacaatctaatgttttgattaaactatatttacagggaGCAAACCCTAGAATGATATTGGGGTTGAGGGATAGAAGAATGATTGGAGCGAGGTGTATAAATACGAACGTATTTTCTCGTGTGAAGGGgggttttatgttgattatatgatgtgtaagtgttcctcgctgcattgtgatgaacatgtggagagagtagagggctgtaattagtatgttgagtcctgttagtacaatagtcatatgggatcaggaaaatgaggctgcgattacaaagagctcACCTAGTAGGTTGATAGTGGGGGGTAGGGCAAGATTAGTAAGGTTTGCTGTGAACCATCTAAAGGTTATTAATGGGAGTAGGGTTTGAAGTCCTCGGGACAGTAGTAGGATACGGCTGTGGGTACGTTCATAGTCTGAGTTAGCTAGGCAGAAATAGATGGAGGAGGTGAGTCCATGGGCAATTATAAGGATAAAATTATGATGAATGCATGGGCCGTTACAATAACGTTGTAAATATGGTCGTTACCTAGTAGATTGCCGGGTTGACCTAGTTCAGCTCGAAGAAGAAGGCTTAGAGCTGTACCTAGGATTCCAGCTCATGCACCAAATAGTAGGTATAGAGTCCCAATGTCCttatggtttgttgaaaagagtcaacGGTTGATGAGCATaggtagagatagagagaagggaagggtaaagtggctgagtaagcattaggctgtaaacctaaagacaGGGGTCTAGTCCTCCTTTGACCAGCCCGGAGGTGATTTTCACATTGAATTGCAAGTTCAAAGGAGcagctttaaaagtttctgccggggcttctcccgccttttttccctgcggcgggagaagtggatcaaagccagttgattagggtatttagctgttcactaaatttttgtgggttcgagtcccgttgatctagtgagggcttagcttaatgaaagtaattgatttgcgttcaattgatgcagagtaggtgtttgcagtccttatgtacttcagaaattaagtatttacacttactaagggctttgaaggctcttggtcttgtttaacctaaatttctagtggATAGCCAAAATTAGGGCGGAGGTTGGTAGTAAAAGGGTAGAGGCAATGACGAGTGGGGGAATAAGGagtgtaggttttgtgttttcgaattgccatattatttttgtgttgttggatgTAGGAAATAGTGTTAGGGAGATGGTATAGATTAGGCGTATAGAGAAATACGGGTTAAGCAGAGTTCTGATAATTATGATAGAGGGGATGAGAAAGTGATTGTTTATTGTGAGTTCTTGAACGGTAATTCATGTAGGTAGGAAGCCGGTTAGAGGGGGTAAGCCCCCTAGGGATAGGAGGGTGGATGCTCTTAGTGGTGCTAGACAGGTTGATTTGTTTCAGGTGTGGGATAGTATGAGGGTGGTGGTGTTTGAGTTTAGGTTGAGGGTCAGGAATATGGTAGTTGTTAGGATGATGTCTATGGTGAAGTAAAGAATTGTGATAGTTGGGTTATATACTAGTGTTCTTATTATTCAGCCTATGTGAGTGATTGAAGAATATCCTAGGATTTTGCGTAATTGTGTTCGGTTGAGACCTCCTCAGCTGCCTACTGTGATAGATAGGGTAGAGGGAGTTAGGAGGATATGGGTGTTGATTGATGGGTGAATTTGGTATATGATTGAGATGGGGGCTAGTATTTGCCATGTAAGGAGGAGTAGGCCAGAAGTTAGGGATGTTCCTTGGGTAACTTCTGGGACTCCAAAGTGGAAGGGGGCTATTCCTAGTTTGATGGCAAGGGCAGCCCAGTGCAGAACACGGTGGTGGTGCtttcggtgggggtgggggtgggggtgggggtgggggtgggggtgggggtggtgtgtttgggtgtgtgggtgtgtggttgtgtgggtgtcttggggtgtgtgtgcgtgtgcgcgggcgcgcgcgcgcgcgctgtgttggggagtggggtgggggatcaaGCGGGGGTCGGGTGGTGGAAAAGCGTGAGAGCTCTGCcggggctgctcccagagccttggcCGCTGCCCGCACGGCCGCGCATGCGCAGTAGACGGTCCCCCTCCTGGAACCTGGGCCGGCTCTGGAATCCCCGGGATGGATGCTCAGTTCTCCTCGGTGTGGAGtctccggccgccgccgccgcgcccagACCGGGAAGGCAGGAATGCCAGGCTGGTCAGCCCGGAGGGAAAACAGGCCTCTCCACACCGAGCCAGGTGCTCACCGCGAAAGGGAGGCCACCGCCCCGCCCCCGATCCCGTCCCCAACCCCGCGTCCTAAAGCTCCTCCAGCAGAGCCCGGTACTCCTCGTCGCTGAGGAGTAGCGGTTCCAGCAAAGCGGGCTCTCCCACGTCCTGCAGCTCCGTCGGGGCCTCCGTTTCCAGCAAAGGTTGCCCCTGCTGCAGAAACTCGGGGGTCTCCAGGAGCTCAtccagcaggctgcaggggagtGCAGACGAGCGCCCAGGCTCCTGGAGCGGCGGGGAGGGCGCCCGGATGGCTTGCATCTGCTCCTGCCCCGCGGAGGCCTCCGGGGGCGCgggccccggaggtggagctgcccCGACTTGGGGCTCCCACGCCGCCCCGGCGACCTggggcccctggccccagccccaccacggaCTCCCCTGGGACGTGGGCGGCGCCAGCACACCCTGGCCCTGCGGCTCAGCTCCAGCGGGCCCAGGCTGTCCCACCGAGCAAGGGCCCGGCAGGCTGTGGTGCTGCGGGTCCCGATCCCCCCGCCATTGGCTCGGGCGCGGAGGCCACCCCCGGGgagtctgagggtgggagagcGCCCCTTCCGGAGTCGCCAGGGCAGCGTAGGAAAAATCCCAATCCCCGCCTGCCGGGGCGGGATGGGAGATCCCTGCTGCCTgcgcagcctggctgggctgcagcggggcgacggcccctgctccctggcccacgAAAGCCCCCGGTGGGAGAGTCCAGGGCGCGCAGGGCACGTGGGGGGCGGGAAGCCCCGTTCCCCACGCCCCGGTGTGGGTGGAGGCGACCGGCGAGGGAGCGGGGGGACACCCGCCGGGGGCCGCGTCGCCCGGGCCGCCTGCGTGCGCCGGTGCCCcgccaccctggcctgggtgcctggccctccggttctgaaaccaaatctgaatcCGGGACTCCGGGAGGCCCGTCTCTCTGGCCAGTTCTTCCCGGGTGGCGATGCCTGGAAAGCGATCCTGCTGGAAGGCTCGCAGGAGCAGGGCGGTCTGGGACCGGGTGACGGCGGTCCGCTTTCGCCTGCCTTCTTGCGGGCCGCGTTTCCCGGGCCAGGGCCGAGATTCCCGCCGGTGCTGCCTCAGCTGGCGCGATCTctcgttctgaaaccaaatctggaccctgggctccggaatgccgatggcctgggccagctcttccctggtggcgatgcccgggtacgggttccgctcaaagcaggctcgcagggcctccctctggctcGGGGTCCAAACGAGTCTCCTTCGCCGTCCTCGTCCTCGGGCTCCCGCCGGGAGGGCGCCGTCGCCGGGTGTCGGGAGAGCCATCGCGGGGAGACCTGGCCGGAATTTCGCGGACAGACACGGGCAGAGAGAGGCCGGCGGGCTCCAGTGCCCCTCAGTCGGCCCGTGCACGGCGAGCAGGTCCGGCCAGGAGGCCGGCCCAGCCGGCCAGCGGCCCTTATAAAGGCCCACAGGCTCCGCCCCTTCAGGAATGCCGGAGGAGCCCAGGGCAAGCCCGCCCTCGGAAGCCGGGACCCACAGGGCCCAGGTCACTGTGGCCTGGGTATGGGTGGGGCCGGAGAAGCCccggaagtggggagtggggtggggggagtggttgATGATTTTTAGGATTGGGTTGGATTTGCGTAGTGGAATCATGGGTGCTTTTGTAGTTGAGGTACAACGATGGTTTTTCGTATCATTGGTTATGGTTGGAGTCCATATGGAAGCAATGACATATGTTTTATCGACATTAAGTGTATTATTGGTTATGGGGtttgtaggtttttctcctaagccctctcctatttatgggggtttagcgttaattgttagtggtgtgattggttgtgtgattattttcaattatggggggggcttatatgggtttaatgatatttttagtttatctgggGGGTATAATAGTTGTCTTTGGTTATACTACAGCAATGGCCATTGAAGAGTATCCTGAGACATGGGGCTCAGGGCTTGAGGTTCTAGGGGGTCCTTTGGTAGGATTAATGATGGAGGTAGGGCtggttttatgggttttaagtttggatgaagaagtggtggtggttaatttcaataatatgggtaactgggtgatttttgagggggaggggtcgGGGTTAATTCGAGGTGACTGTATTGGTGCGGGTGCCTTGTATGATTACGGGCGTTGGTTAGCGGTGGTTGCTGGTTGAACATTGTTTGTTGGTGTATACATTGTGATTGAGATTACTCGGGGTAATAGGTTATATTATTAGAAGTAGGGTCAGGATAGgggggatgaggaaagagaggaagtagagtttGATTATGCCTCTCTGGGTGGTTACAGTTGTGGAAGCGGTAATatgtgtttgtgagattatttcggGTATAGATTTTTCTAGCCATGTTGAGTCTAATAAGAGGAGGGCTAAGTTTTGACTTATAAGTAGGTTTTGCTAGGGGATCATACGGTGAACTGTGGTGGGGAAGTATCCTAGTATGTTGGAGAATTTGAGTATTTGTGatgggtttttcacttttagtttgtTGGTTATAAGGGCGAGGTCTAGGGCTGTTAGGAAACCGAGAGCAGTTGCGTCTAGGGCTGAGAGTTTGAGATAGAAGGGTGTTGTTGgctgggggagtgaggtaggggGGATATTACTGGTGATAAGGAATCCCGTGATTATACTGCCTATTTAATTGGGTTTAGTAGGGCGGGGTTGTTTTCGTTGATGTTTATTAGGGCTGGGAAGCGGGGTTGTCCTGTTAGGGTAAGGAGAATGGTTCGAGTACTGTAGGCGCTTGTTAGGGAGGTGGCGATGAGAGTAATAaatagggctcaggcgttggtatacgacgtatttgtggcttcgataatgagatctttggagtagaagcctgtgaggaaaggcattcctgtgagtgctaggttgccaataactagggaagttgaggtgaggggcagtgttttaaacagacctcctatttttcgaatgtcctgttcgttgtttaggttatgaataatggatccggagcacataaaaagtacagctttgaagaaggcatgggtgcagatgtgtaggaatgctaggtaTGGTTGGTTAATACCAATGGTGACTATTATTAGGCCTAGTTGACTTGAGGTAGGGAAGGCCACGATTTTTTAAATATCGTGTTGTGTGAGGGCACAGATGGCTCTGAATAGAGTAGTAATGGCTCCCAGGCATAATGTGAGGTTTTGGATTAGTGTATAGTTTTCTATCAAAGGGTGGAAACGGATGAGTAGGAATACTCCGGCAACAACTATGGTGCTGGAGTGAAGTagagctgagactggagttgggccttctatggcagagggcagtcggggtgaaggccaaattgggctgattttcctgttgctgctaggagaaggcctattagtggaaggaggtttgagttggagtttagggCTAATATCTGTTGAAAGCCTCATGAGTTGTAATGCAGGAGGAATCGTGTCATAGCTAGGATAAGACCAATGTCGCCAATACGGTTGTATAGGACTGCTtggatggctgctgtgttggcgtcCGCTCGAGCGTGTCATCAGCTAATTAGGAGGAAGGATATTAATTCCTACGCCTTCCCAACCGATGAAGAGTTGGAAAAGGTTGTTAGCAGTAACTGGAATTAGTATGGCAGCGAGGAAGATAAGGAGATATTTGAAGAGTTGGTTAATGTTTGGATCTGAGCTTATGTACCATAGCGAGGATTCTATAATGGATCAGGTGATGAACAGTgcgattggaataaatattatggaaaagtaatctagtttaaagcttagtgttagatctaatgtctgggctgttattcaatgtcaacttcacatggttgtttcttggttgaagaaaatgtagaaagttgttggaagaaggctagtaataaaagcatatgttacagttgtttttacataatttggatatgagcgtgttttgtcagggttgatgagggtggcaaaaattggaagagttaGGGAGGCGAGGGTTGTTGTTATAACAGGGGTACACacgattgttacttttatttggagttgcaccaatgtttttggctcctaaggccaatggatagctgttagttatcctttaaaagttgagaaagccgTAATTTTAAGTACGGAGGCATGGATTAGCAGTCCTTGCAGGTTCtctcggtaaataagaagtgaTAAGCTTCCATAGTTAggttcacaatctaatgttttgattaaactatatttacagggaGCAAACCCTAGAATGATATTGGGGTTGAGGGATAGAAGAATGATTGGAGCGAGGTGTATAAATACGAACGTATTTTCTCGTGTGAAGGGgggttt
This DNA window, taken from Macaca fascicularis isolate 582-1 chromosome 6, T2T-MFA8v1.1, encodes the following:
- the LOC123571617 gene encoding double homeobox protein 4C-like, whose protein sequence is MALPTPGDGALPAGARGRGRRRRLVWTPSQREALRACFERNPYPGIATREELAQAIGIPEPRVQIWFQNERSRQLRQHRRESRPWPGKRGPQEGRRKRTAVTRSQTALLLRAFQQDRFPGIATREELARETGLPESRIQIWFQNRRARHPGQGGGAPAHAGGPGDAAPGGCPPAPSPVASTHTGAWGTGLPAPHVPCAPWTLPPGAFVGQGAGAVAPLQPSQAAQAAGISHPAPAGGDWDFSYAALATPEGALSHPQTPRGWPPRPSQWRGDRDPQHHSLPGPCSVGQPGPAGAEPQGQGVLAPPTSQGSPWWGWGQGPQVAGAAWEPQVGAAPPPGPAPPEASAGQEQMQAIRAPSPPLQEPGRSSALPCSLLDELLETPEFLQQGQPLLETEAPTELQDVGEPALLEPLLLSDEEYRALLEEL
- the LOC135971536 gene encoding double homeobox protein 1-like is translated as MALPTPGDGALPAGARGRGRRRRLVWTPSQREALRACFERNPYPGIATREELAQAIGIPEPRVQIWFQNERSRQLRQHRRESRPWPGKRGPQEGRRKRTAVTRSQTALLLRAFQQDRFPGIATREELARETGLPESRIQIWFQNRRARHPGQGGGAPAHAGGPGDAAPGGCPPAPSPVAFTHTGAWATGLPAPHVPCAPWTLPPGAFAGIGIFPTLPWRLRKGRSPTLRLPGGGLRARANGGGIGTRSTTACRALARWDSLGPLELSRRARSLNKKFLAVVLLGA